The following are encoded in a window of Actinomycetota bacterium genomic DNA:
- a CDS encoding ACP S-malonyltransferase, with translation MLAILAPGQGAQTPGMLSPWLELPGAAAHLDLLSAAAGLDLAAHGTTSDADQIRDTSVAQPLIVASSLLSWGALGSPAPDLAAGHSVGEVASAVIAGVLTEADAMSFVSERGTRMAQAATLAATGMSAVLGGDAAIVVAKAEEHGLTPANMNGAGQIVVAGTLDQLAAFAADPPEGGRVRPLDVAGAFHTLHMHSAVGPLGAFATSITPADPTTILLSNADGSAVADGGAALNRLIVQVSNPVRWDLCMEMMTSIGVSAVLELAPAGTLVGLAKRAMPGVATVALKSPDDLEAARSLITEHAGRVDE, from the coding sequence GTGCTCGCGATTCTTGCTCCCGGCCAGGGAGCCCAGACCCCGGGCATGCTGAGCCCCTGGCTCGAACTCCCCGGCGCTGCTGCGCATCTGGATCTGCTCTCCGCTGCTGCCGGTCTAGATCTGGCCGCGCACGGCACCACATCAGATGCCGATCAGATTCGCGACACTTCCGTTGCCCAGCCCCTGATCGTGGCATCCAGCCTGTTGTCGTGGGGCGCTCTTGGTAGCCCTGCACCCGACCTTGCGGCCGGCCATTCGGTCGGCGAAGTCGCCTCAGCCGTCATTGCCGGTGTCCTGACCGAAGCGGATGCGATGAGTTTCGTCAGCGAGCGCGGGACACGCATGGCACAAGCAGCCACCCTCGCTGCAACTGGCATGAGCGCGGTGCTCGGTGGCGATGCTGCCATCGTGGTTGCCAAGGCTGAAGAACACGGATTGACGCCGGCAAATATGAACGGCGCCGGCCAGATCGTGGTTGCCGGAACTTTGGACCAGCTCGCTGCTTTCGCTGCCGATCCGCCAGAGGGCGGGCGCGTGCGCCCCCTTGATGTTGCGGGTGCCTTTCACACGCTCCATATGCACTCAGCAGTTGGCCCACTTGGAGCATTTGCCACCTCGATAACGCCAGCTGATCCAACAACCATCCTGTTGTCCAATGCCGACGGCAGTGCGGTAGCTGATGGCGGTGCGGCACTCAATCGCCTCATCGTTCAGGTCAGCAATCCGGTCCGTTGGGATCTGTGCATGGAGATGATGACTTCGATCGGTGTCTCGGCCGTTCTTGAACTTGCGCCGGCCGGAACCTTGGTCGGGCTTGCAAAGCGAGCAATGCCTGGTGTTGCGACCGTGGCGCTGAAGAGCCCTGACGATCTGGAAGCTGCCCGATCACTCATCACTGAGCACGCTGGAAGGGTTGACGAATGA
- a CDS encoding beta-ketoacyl-ACP synthase III, whose amino-acid sequence MTGIITVPQGPKYARIMSVGAYRPERVVTNAEICTRIDSTDEWIQERSGITERRYAAEDESVIDMAVAAANDAIHKAGIDPDEVGLVLVASCTYPFLTPSAATQIAVRINATSAAATDISSACAGFCYGVGMASDVVRGGNAKYAIVIGAEKLTDWFDHYDRTLAFLFADGAGAVVIGPSEVPAIGPTMWGADGTMIDALGIAPSFLEQRKDPINNVPKLYMQGQTVFRWAITVMAQLAQEALDAAGLTADDLDVFIAHQANNRITDALIRALKLPDHVAVARDIITQGNTSAASIPLAMSRLFDEGEAKSGGTALIIGFGAGLAYAAQVVTLP is encoded by the coding sequence ATGACCGGCATCATCACCGTTCCACAGGGCCCGAAGTATGCGCGCATCATGTCCGTGGGCGCATACCGACCAGAGCGTGTTGTCACCAATGCTGAGATCTGCACGCGCATTGATTCAACCGACGAGTGGATTCAAGAGCGGTCTGGCATCACCGAACGTCGCTACGCGGCCGAAGACGAGAGTGTCATCGACATGGCGGTCGCTGCGGCCAATGACGCTATCCACAAGGCTGGCATCGACCCTGACGAAGTGGGCCTGGTACTGGTCGCCAGTTGCACCTATCCCTTTCTCACACCCTCAGCCGCAACGCAGATCGCTGTACGGATCAATGCCACTTCTGCAGCGGCCACCGACATTTCCAGCGCCTGCGCGGGCTTTTGCTACGGGGTCGGCATGGCAAGTGACGTCGTGCGCGGCGGCAACGCCAAGTACGCGATCGTCATCGGCGCGGAGAAGTTGACAGACTGGTTTGACCACTACGACCGCACTTTGGCCTTTCTGTTCGCCGACGGAGCCGGAGCCGTGGTCATTGGACCATCCGAGGTTCCGGCCATTGGCCCTACCATGTGGGGCGCTGACGGCACCATGATCGATGCCCTCGGCATTGCACCTTCATTCTTGGAGCAGCGCAAGGACCCGATCAATAACGTGCCCAAGCTCTACATGCAGGGCCAGACCGTCTTCCGCTGGGCAATCACTGTCATGGCCCAACTGGCGCAAGAGGCATTGGACGCCGCTGGACTCACGGCAGACGACCTCGATGTCTTCATCGCTCACCAAGCCAACAACCGCATCACTGACGCCTTGATCCGTGCATTGAAGTTGCCCGATCACGTGGCTGTGGCACGCGACATCATCACTCAGGGCAATACATCGGCTGCATCAATCCCGCTGGCCATGTCACGCCTGTTCGATGAAGGCGAGGCCAAGAGCGGCGGCACAGCGCTCATCATCGGCTTCGGTGCCGGCTTGGCCTACGCAGCGCAGGTTGTCACCCTCCCCTAA
- a CDS encoding acyl carrier protein — protein sequence MSEDILAGLAAIVNEVAGVPVEDVQADKSFVDDLDVDSLSMVEVVMACEDKWGVKIPDSEVKNLKTVGDAVTYISANV from the coding sequence ATGAGTGAGGACATCCTGGCCGGCTTGGCTGCGATTGTGAACGAGGTTGCCGGTGTACCCGTCGAGGACGTCCAGGCGGACAAATCCTTCGTCGATGACCTTGATGTGGACTCACTGTCCATGGTTGAGGTTGTCATGGCATGTGAAGACAAGTGGGGCGTGAAGATCCCTGACAGCGAGGTCAAGAACCTCAAGACAGTCGGCGACGCAGTGACGTACATCAGCGCCAACGTCTAG
- a CDS encoding beta-ketoacyl-[acyl-carrier-protein] synthase family protein, with protein sequence MTRNVVVTGIGMTTPLGGDVASTWARVLAGQPAISMMGPDWHPDQPAKIAGLMMVDPEDVLTRVEVRRMDRSEQCALIATREAWSDAGSPQVDPVRLGAVVASGIGGVNSLISAYETIKEKGPLRVSPHMVTMIMPNGPAAMVGLEVGARAGVHTPVSACASGAEAISYAARMIQTGRADVVVTGGTEACINTVTMAGFAAMRALSTRNDDPNTASRPYDLDRDGFVMAEGAGILILEEEEFALARGARIYGRYGGAGLTSDGHHIAQPDPEGTGATRAMREAIQDAGLQTSSIVHVNAHATSTALGDFAESIALRAALGSNIDQAIVSATKSMTGHLLGGAGAVESIFSILALRDRLAPPTPNIFNFDPAIQLNVTRNEPVTLPAGDIAALNNSFGFGGHDVALVFTSL encoded by the coding sequence ATGACTCGCAATGTTGTTGTGACCGGCATCGGCATGACCACGCCCCTTGGTGGCGACGTCGCATCAACATGGGCTCGGGTATTGGCTGGGCAACCAGCCATCTCCATGATGGGTCCCGACTGGCACCCAGATCAGCCCGCGAAGATTGCCGGATTGATGATGGTGGATCCAGAGGATGTCCTTACTCGGGTAGAAGTGCGCCGCATGGACCGCTCTGAGCAGTGCGCCCTGATCGCCACACGTGAGGCATGGTCCGATGCTGGCTCACCGCAGGTTGATCCCGTACGTCTCGGAGCAGTCGTGGCATCAGGAATCGGCGGCGTCAATTCGCTGATCTCTGCCTACGAGACGATCAAGGAAAAGGGACCGCTACGGGTATCGCCACACATGGTCACCATGATCATGCCCAATGGGCCGGCGGCCATGGTCGGACTGGAAGTGGGGGCACGCGCAGGAGTGCACACGCCTGTCAGCGCATGCGCTTCTGGTGCGGAGGCAATTTCCTACGCAGCTCGGATGATTCAAACTGGCCGCGCCGATGTCGTGGTCACTGGCGGAACCGAGGCTTGCATCAATACCGTCACGATGGCCGGCTTCGCGGCCATGAGAGCGCTCTCCACTCGCAATGACGATCCCAATACGGCTTCGCGGCCCTATGACCTTGACCGCGACGGCTTTGTCATGGCTGAAGGCGCCGGCATCCTGATTCTTGAGGAAGAAGAGTTTGCACTGGCACGCGGCGCCCGCATCTACGGACGCTACGGCGGCGCTGGCCTGACTTCAGACGGTCATCACATTGCCCAGCCAGATCCAGAAGGCACTGGTGCAACACGCGCAATGCGCGAGGCGATCCAGGATGCCGGACTCCAGACATCCAGCATCGTGCACGTCAATGCCCACGCCACCTCCACCGCACTTGGCGACTTCGCAGAATCGATCGCCTTGCGTGCGGCGCTCGGCAGCAATATCGATCAGGCGATCGTCTCGGCAACCAAGTCGATGACCGGGCACCTACTCGGTGGAGCGGGCGCAGTGGAGTCGATCTTCTCGATCTTGGCTTTACGCGATCGCCTCGCCCCGCCGACACCCAACATCTTCAACTTCGATCCTGCGATCCAGCTCAATGTGACGCGCAACGAGCCCGTGACCCTGCCTGCTGGCGATATCGCAGCGTTGAACAACTCCTTCGGCTTCGGCGGGCACGATGTTGCGCTGGTCTTCACCAGCCTGTAA
- a CDS encoding TMEM175 family protein, giving the protein MLLPHRGLREIHTGRDFERLINFSDAVVAVAITVLVLAIVDIQPREGESTVWMIIADNSGQIFTFFFTFLVVGIMWLAHNRVLNQLRGFDGLTFWLNLLWLAGIAFLPWPSSMYGEEFGWGNGDTMEHGGGTSVLYWGTLAVISTLAFLIAWHARHTPALLEPKARAALAESGDRGQYRGLVFAALFILIALVSAFSQEVASWMPFLLIPASIVMRAPSALNDVVENSDS; this is encoded by the coding sequence GTGCTGCTTCCTCATCGTGGGCTCAGAGAGATTCACACAGGTCGCGACTTCGAACGACTGATCAACTTCAGCGATGCAGTCGTCGCCGTGGCGATCACTGTCCTGGTGTTGGCGATCGTGGACATTCAGCCTCGCGAGGGCGAGTCCACGGTCTGGATGATCATCGCCGACAACAGCGGGCAGATCTTCACCTTCTTCTTCACGTTCTTGGTCGTGGGCATCATGTGGCTCGCGCACAATCGAGTACTCAACCAGCTTCGAGGCTTCGACGGCCTGACCTTCTGGCTGAACCTGCTCTGGCTGGCAGGTATCGCCTTCCTGCCATGGCCAAGTTCGATGTACGGCGAAGAATTCGGCTGGGGCAATGGGGACACCATGGAGCACGGTGGCGGCACGAGTGTCCTGTACTGGGGAACTTTGGCTGTCATCAGCACATTGGCTTTTCTCATCGCCTGGCACGCCCGTCATACCCCTGCCCTGCTTGAGCCAAAAGCTCGTGCGGCACTTGCTGAATCTGGAGATCGAGGTCAGTACCGCGGGCTGGTATTCGCGGCGCTGTTCATACTGATCGCGCTGGTTTCTGCTTTCTCGCAGGAAGTTGCCTCGTGGATGCCCTTCTTGCTCATCCCGGCAAGCATCGTGATGCGCGCGCCATCAGCGCTAAATGACGTCGTGGAGAACTCGGACAGTTGA
- a CDS encoding DUF3145 family protein, giving the protein MTTHVQAKAANSTVREVAAARGVVFIHACPKAVSPHLEWALSSVFGTSVHMDWNEQPIAPSMVRAELLWQGPLGMGAQIASALLAFGQVRYEVTEDANGHRAGERFAATPTLGLFRADIGEHGDVMVAEERLRTALTQAAVTGDGLAEEIARLIGAPWDEELEPFRCAHEGSTVRVLHDVI; this is encoded by the coding sequence ATGACAACGCACGTGCAAGCGAAGGCTGCGAACTCCACCGTCCGTGAAGTTGCTGCGGCGCGCGGAGTGGTGTTCATACACGCCTGCCCCAAAGCAGTCAGCCCCCATCTGGAGTGGGCTCTGAGCAGCGTCTTTGGCACCAGTGTGCACATGGACTGGAACGAGCAGCCGATCGCGCCGAGCATGGTGCGAGCAGAGCTCCTATGGCAGGGGCCGCTTGGCATGGGCGCCCAGATCGCCAGTGCCTTGCTCGCCTTTGGCCAGGTCCGCTATGAAGTCACCGAGGACGCCAATGGTCACCGCGCTGGCGAGCGATTCGCCGCCACGCCAACACTTGGGCTGTTTCGTGCCGACATCGGCGAGCATGGAGATGTCATGGTCGCCGAAGAGCGTCTGCGCACTGCACTGACTCAAGCAGCGGTGACAGGCGATGGTCTGGCCGAGGAGATCGCGCGTTTGATTGGCGCTCCTTGGGATGAGGAACTCGAGCCGTTCAGATGTGCCCATGAGGGCTCAACTGTCCGAGTTCTCCACGACGTCATTTAG
- a CDS encoding glycoside hydrolase family 130 protein yields MKIPVRRSDVILRGDPQRVISRIFIPGEEELIRGTSRARDVLDRCLSLSATQVHEVLAETLANFSGRHRDLEEQFELHYSAVQHLIPDEDAIDIERKRLIGAYLTQEYAVEAAAYFNPSIVAHPDQSALEPDQLRFVMSVRAVGEGHISTLAFRTGVIDPDGNVQVDAACAFATTRAQRYTVLRNELVQQSAIDAGIDSADLHFVLGMLPDKFTPEDLNSSLNLLKSRPERAEHPGDIVDSLQEIARNSYEVDFEDDTVLSERVLWPIASDERRGIEDARFVQVADELGKTAYRATYTGFDGTNVVSRMLETDDFRCFSSLKLTGKAVQNKGVAFFPRLIGGRYCALSRWDRESNSIAYSDDGYHWDEISSFQSPKQPWELIQIGNCGSPIETEAGWLVITHGAGAMRQYSIGAVLLDLEDPSIMIGALSSPLLTPNPDERNGYVPNVVYSCGSLVHRGKLIMPYGFSDYRTSFATMELSDVLAAMEEV; encoded by the coding sequence GTGAAGATTCCGGTTCGAAGATCAGATGTCATCCTCCGTGGGGATCCTCAGCGGGTGATCAGTCGGATCTTCATTCCTGGGGAGGAGGAGCTCATTCGTGGCACATCAAGGGCACGGGATGTGCTTGATCGCTGCTTGAGCCTTTCGGCCACGCAGGTCCATGAGGTCCTGGCCGAAACCTTGGCCAACTTCTCCGGGCGACATCGTGACTTGGAAGAGCAATTCGAGCTGCACTACTCAGCGGTGCAGCATCTGATCCCAGATGAAGACGCAATCGACATTGAGCGCAAGCGACTGATCGGCGCCTATCTCACACAGGAGTATGCCGTCGAAGCAGCGGCGTACTTCAATCCCTCAATCGTGGCACATCCCGATCAATCGGCATTGGAACCCGATCAACTGCGATTCGTCATGAGCGTCCGAGCAGTGGGGGAGGGACATATTTCGACCCTGGCCTTTCGGACGGGAGTGATCGACCCCGATGGCAATGTCCAGGTGGACGCGGCCTGCGCTTTTGCCACGACGCGAGCACAGCGCTACACCGTGCTGCGCAATGAGCTTGTGCAGCAGTCCGCCATCGATGCAGGTATTGATTCAGCAGACCTGCATTTCGTGCTTGGCATGCTCCCTGACAAATTCACGCCAGAGGATTTGAATTCGAGTCTGAATCTCTTGAAGTCGCGACCCGAACGAGCCGAGCATCCGGGCGACATCGTTGACAGCCTCCAGGAGATCGCGCGAAACAGCTATGAGGTCGACTTTGAGGACGACACCGTGTTGAGCGAGCGGGTCCTGTGGCCCATTGCATCCGACGAACGTCGAGGCATCGAGGATGCTCGCTTTGTGCAAGTTGCAGATGAGCTGGGCAAGACTGCCTACCGCGCTACCTACACCGGTTTTGACGGCACGAATGTCGTCTCTCGCATGCTCGAGACCGATGACTTCCGGTGCTTCTCGTCCTTGAAGTTGACCGGCAAAGCGGTGCAGAACAAGGGAGTCGCCTTCTTTCCCCGACTCATTGGCGGTCGGTACTGCGCCTTGTCACGCTGGGATCGTGAGTCCAACTCCATCGCCTATTCCGATGATGGCTACCACTGGGACGAGATCAGCAGCTTCCAATCTCCTAAACAGCCATGGGAGTTGATCCAGATCGGCAACTGCGGCTCGCCCATTGAGACCGAGGCCGGATGGCTGGTGATCACCCATGGCGCTGGGGCGATGCGGCAGTACTCAATCGGCGCCGTCCTGCTTGACCTGGAGGATCCGTCAATCATGATCGGGGCGCTGTCCAGCCCACTGCTGACGCCAAATCCTGATGAACGCAATGGCTATGTGCCCAATGTCGTCTATTCCTGCGGAAGTCTGGTGCATCGGGGCAAATTGATCATGCCCTATGGATTCAGTGACTACCGAACCAGCTTCGCGACGATGGAACTGAGCGATGTGCTTGCGGCGATGGAAGAGGTGTAG
- a CDS encoding glycosyltransferase → MMPKSTQLRSRPNFAHLLSLCDERGLFEHCDYDQPRREHGYCVDDVARALIVCEREQTTDAGLLKVMDMLSRFMVQAQQSDGRVINRCDVFGVWHGEASTDDHWGRALWCWGSVVRWDRSADRVREAYDCFAKSAALRSPHPRSMVFAGLGAIEFLRAYPSNTHAHALLDDALNSIPADLIPDQLWPEPRLTYASAALPELLIVGGDFFKQGFVVRRGLAMLKWLMDLQTRQGHLSVIPDSGWQLGDSLPAFDQQPIEVAALVDACASAFEVTKDQSWLEAIVLGARWFEGDNDTSARMYNPDTGAGFDGLTATGINLNCGAESTLAYLSVMQQANRERPIK, encoded by the coding sequence ATGATGCCCAAATCCACTCAATTGCGCAGTAGGCCCAACTTCGCGCATCTTCTCTCCCTTTGCGATGAGCGTGGACTCTTCGAGCACTGTGACTATGACCAGCCTCGTCGCGAGCATGGATATTGCGTGGACGATGTCGCCAGAGCGCTCATTGTGTGTGAACGCGAGCAGACAACTGACGCGGGCTTGTTGAAGGTCATGGACATGCTCAGCAGATTCATGGTGCAGGCTCAGCAATCAGATGGCCGAGTGATCAATCGGTGCGATGTCTTTGGGGTGTGGCATGGCGAGGCCTCCACCGATGATCACTGGGGCCGAGCACTGTGGTGCTGGGGCAGTGTGGTGCGGTGGGATCGCAGCGCAGATCGAGTGCGCGAGGCCTACGACTGCTTTGCCAAGTCGGCGGCGCTTCGAAGCCCACATCCGCGATCCATGGTCTTTGCCGGACTTGGCGCAATCGAGTTTCTTCGCGCTTACCCGTCCAATACCCACGCGCACGCACTGCTTGATGATGCCTTGAACAGCATCCCTGCAGATCTCATTCCCGACCAGCTGTGGCCCGAGCCAAGGCTGACGTACGCCAGTGCGGCATTGCCCGAGCTGCTGATTGTGGGTGGCGACTTCTTCAAGCAGGGATTTGTCGTCAGGCGAGGACTGGCAATGCTGAAGTGGCTGATGGATCTGCAGACAAGACAGGGCCATCTATCCGTGATCCCGGATTCTGGGTGGCAGCTCGGAGACAGCCTTCCGGCATTTGATCAACAGCCCATTGAAGTTGCAGCGCTAGTGGATGCCTGCGCGAGCGCATTTGAAGTAACCAAGGATCAGTCCTGGTTGGAAGCGATCGTATTGGGTGCGCGCTGGTTTGAAGGCGACAATGACACGTCTGCTCGCATGTACAACCCCGACACCGGTGCCGGCTTTGACGGGCTGACTGCAACCGGTATCAATCTCAACTGCGGGGCCGAATCCACATTGGCCTACTTGTCAGTCATGCAACAAGCAAACAGGGAGCGCCCAATCAAGTGA